A region of the Variovorax sp. 54 genome:
GCCTGACCGACGACAACGCCCGTGCCGCCATCGACGCGGTGCGGCGCCATGCCGCGCGCGGCGGCGCGGTGGCGGCTTCGTGCTCGGCCGTGTTCCTTTTGCAGGCGGCCGGCCTGCTGCACGCGCGCCGCGTCACGACCTCGTGGTGGCTCGCGCCCGAGCTGCGCCGGCTCGAAACAAATTGCCTCGTCGACGCCGACCGCATGGTCTGCGCCGACGGGCCGGTCAGCACGGCGGGCGCGGCCTTCGCGCAGTCCGACCTCATGCTCCATCTGCTGCGCACGCGTTTCGGCCCCGCACTGGCCGAGGCCGTGAGCAAGGTGCTGCTGATCGACGGCCGGCAGGCGCAGGCCCCGTTCGTCGTGCCGTCGATGCTGTCCAACGGCAACGAACTGATTTCGCGCCTCACGCAGCGCATCGAAGCTGCGCTGCCCACGCCGCCCAGCGTGGCCGCGCTGGCCGACGAGTTCGCAATGTCGCAGCGCACGCTGGCCCGGCGCGTGCGTGCCGCCACCGGGCTGGGCGCGCTGGCGCTGGTGCAGAGCGTGCGGCTCAACCGCGCTCGCATGCTGATCGAAAGCAGCCGCATGACCATCGACCAGGTCGCGACGCAGGTCGGCTACGAAGACGCCACGGCGCTGCGGCGGCTGATGCGCAAGTCGGCCGGCGCGCCGCCGAGTCGCTTCCGGTCGGCACTGCAGACGGCGTGACGTGGCTGTCGCAGAATGCGCCGCACCATGACCCGTCCGCCTGTCACCGTTCGTCCCGCCACCGCAGCTGATGCACACGCGCTCGCCGCGCTGGCGATCCAGGTGTGGCTCGACACCTATGCGACCGACGGCGTGAACGAACTGCTCGGACGCTACGTGCTGTCGACCTTCACGCCGGCCGCGTTCGCTGCATGGGCTGAGGCCCCCGATGCTGCACTGCGGGTCGCGCAGGTCGATGGCCATCTCGTCGGCTACGCATTGCTGCAGTTCGGCGCCGCGCAGCCACTGGTGCCGGGCTGCGACACCAAACTGCGCACGCTCTACGTGCAGTCACCGTTTGCGCGCAGCGGCGTCGGGTCGATGCTGCTGCGCGAAGCCCGCAGCGCCGCCCACGCACGCACAGGCAGCGACGGCCTGTGGCTCACGGTGAACGTGAAGAACCTGCGCGCCTGCGCGTTCTACGAAAAGCACGGGCTGGCCGTGACGGGACTGACGCAGTTCGTGCTCGGCGACGAACGGCACGACAACCACGTGATGGCGACTCCGCCCCATTGAGCGCGCAGCTGATCAGCCCAGCGGCAGTTCGATGCTCGCCGCCAACGGCACCTCCGTGATGCGCTCGCTGCTGGCCACGACCACGGCCCGCCCTGGCTGCGCGATGCGCCGCTCGATCGCCTGCCACAGGCCGTGGATCGAACGCGCATCGAGCGCGCCCACCGGGTCGTCGAGCAGCACCACAGGCCGGCCCGACGCGAGCGCGGCGGCCAGCCCGACCTTGCGGCGGGAGCCGGTCGACAGCATGAACATCTGCTTTTCGAGGTGCGGCGCGAGCGAGAACGCCTCGACAAGGCGCAGCCACTCGGCCTGGTCGAAGCCCGCGTCACCCTCGCCCAGCAAGGCCGTGCAGGCCTGCGCGCTGAGCTGATCGAAGCCTTCCGACGCCGGCTCGCAGAAGAAGACCTGGCGCCGGTAGGCCTCGGGTTCGGCGTCGAGCGCCACGCCGGCCGCGCGCAGTTGCCCGGCCGACGCAGGCTGCTGGCCCGCCAGCACGCGCAGCAAGGTCGACTTGCCGCTGCCGGTGTCGCCGTACATCAGCGTGACGCCCTCGCCGACGGTGGCAGACCAGCCGTTGGCCAGCGCGGGCTGGTCGGGGTACGCGAAGTGCAGGTTCTGAATCTCGAGGAGGGGGGGAGCTATGGAAAGCCTCATGCGGAATTTGTATCTGTAACGCTAGACTGAACGCCATTTGTAACTGCGCCCGCCGCGAGTCGGGCAGGACAGGAAACAACGCTGTGAGTCTCTCCGATCTTCTGGGCAGCGCCTGGCAGGCCCTGCACACCGCATCGACCCCCGACGAAACGCCCGCCGCCGACGACGGCCTCGACGACTGCATCCTCTTCTTCGCATGGGGCGACGGCACGACGCAGGCACGGGTGCTGTCCGCCCGTGGCAAGACCCTCGAAGAAGCTTGGGCGCAAGGCACGCAGGCACTCGAAGCGCAAGCCACCGGCGTGCCGCGCGACCTGCGCGTCGACTGGGTCCGGCGCATGCGCCCGCTGCATTGGGGCGCGTTCAAGGCGGCCCTGACGTCCCCCGCCACCGAAGGCCTGGCCTTCGACGCGCGATGCGACACCGCCCTGCTCGCTCCGCAGATCGACAGCCAGCGCCACCAGCTTCTGAACGCCCCGACCGACGACGACACCACCGTCTGGGCCTTCCAGGCCCGCGCGGTGCATGTGGACGCCAGCGGCGCGCACGCCATCGCCACCGACGGCCACCGCGAGCGGCAGTCCATCGACGCGCCCTTGCTGCGCTGCATGATCGCCGCCGGCGCCGACCATCTCGCCGCACGCGTGCAGGCCGACGGCGCGTTCGCCCCGAACCCGTCCGATGCAGACGCACCCAGCGCCGCAGACCATGCCCGCGCTGTGCACGCGCTGCTGGACGCCTGGGACCCAGCGCAAGCTGAAACCCGCCAGGCCGCGATCCATCGCGCACTCACGCGGCTGACACGCACGCTGATCCGTCCGGCCGCGCTGCCCAACGGCACGCACGTCGCCTGCCTCATGGAGCCTGCGACCGACGACACCTCTCTCGGCGCCAATGCCGCCTGCATCGGCGCGCTGGTGCGCTACACCGAGCTGAGCCGCGACCGGCGCTACCTGCCCCTGCTCGACCAACTCGCACGCGCCGTGCTGCACATGCAGGACCCGGTCTCCGGCCGCTTCGCCCGCGCGCTGCACCATCCGTCGATGGCGGTGAAGACCGAAGCGTCCGGCGACGCGCATGAAGACGACGAGGCCCTCGTCGCGCTGCTGCGCCTGTACGCCCTCACCGGCAACCGCCGCTGGTTCGGCGCCGTCGAGAAAGCCTTCGAGCACTTTGCCGCCGCCGGCTACGCCAACGCCCAAGACCATGCGCTGTGCCGCGCCACGAGTGCACTCACGCGCTACCGGCCCGAACCACGCTACTTCCAGTTCGGCCTGCAGAACCTGCACGCCTCGCTCGATGTCGCGCTCGCGCAGAGCACTGCATCGCCGGCGCTGCCGGCCCAGTTGGTAGCCGGGGCCGAACTGGCCGCTCGGCTCGACGCCAGCCCCGCGCAGCAGCCGCTGCTCGACGGGCTCGACCGCAGTGCTTTGCACCGCGCGCTGATGCACAGCATGCAGCGCCTCGCCGACAGCCACGCAGGGCCCGAGCGCGCAATGTTCTTTGCGCAGCCGGCCGCGATCGAAGGCAGCTTCTTCGGCGACACGGCGCAGGCGCTCGCCGACGCCACGGCCGTTCTGAAACTGCTGCAGTCGCCCGCCGGTGCGCCGCTGCGCGACGAGGCTCTGGCCGACGCGGTCCGCACCGCCGCGCGGCAGCCGCGCCCTGAGGCAGTGCTCGACGCCGTGCCACGCGATGTCCGCTTCACCTACCCGCTGACGCTGGGCCCGCTGCGCCTGCTCGGTGCCCGCGTCCGCCCGCGCGAGCAGATCGGCCCAGGCCCGGTGACCGTCGAAACCTGGTGGCAGGCCGACGCGCCCGTCGACACCGACTGGCGCCTGGACATCGGCGCGCGCCCCGCCACCTGCGTCACCGCGCCGGCCTGGGGCCTGTCGACCGGCCATGCGCCCTGCCATGGCCGCCATCCTGTCAGCCAGTGGGTGCCGGGCAAGGTCTACCGCGACGTCCACACGTTGCGCCCGCCGCTCGCCACGCGGCTGTACGACGCCGACATGCAGATCGAGGCCGGGCTGATCGGTCCTGATGGTCGTCGCGTGGAGCGCCTGCGCATGCAGCGCTTCTTCGATTTCATCCTGCAGGAAGGCAAGGCATCGCCCGCGCCGATGTGGCGCTTTCCGCCGGTGCCGCGCTACAACATCGTCGCGCCCGAAGCGTTGCCGCCCGACCAGCCCGGCGAGCCGCGTCAGACCTGGAACGCCGCGCAGATCGAAGCCGTGACAGGCGGCAGATGGCACGTCGCCCCGCCGCCGGGCTGGTTCATTCGCTCGCTCACGCGCGGCGAAGGCCACACGCCCATGGTGCCGTCGCCCACGATGTTCGTCGCCTCCGACTACTGGACGCTCGCGATCCACGAACGCTTCGGCGACAACGAGGGCGAGCGCAACTGGGACTGGTCGGAGTCGGTCGCACGCATGCAGCCCACGCTGGCCGGCGCCATGCTGCGCAAGCCCGTGCCGGGCCTGGCGCCCGACTTCCCGGTGCTGCTGGTCGACGACCCGATCCAGGCGCTGGTCGAGCTGGGCATTGCCGCGCGCGAACGGCTGCAGGGCAAGGTCATCGGCATCACGGGCAGCGCAGGCAAGACCTCGGTGTGCCACATGCTCGACCATGCCTTCGCGCCCACGCACACCCGTGTCGCGACCATCGACAACTACAACTCGCGGGTGGGCATGCTGTCGATGCTGGCCAATGCGCCCGCGCAGACCGACCTGGTGATCCTGGAGGTGGCCGTCAGCGCGATCAACGCGGTGGACTACCAGAACATCAAGCGCGTGCGGCCCGACCTGGCCGTGCTCACGAACATCACGGCCTCGCACCTGGGCGAAGGCGAGACCGTGTTGGACGTCGCGCGACGCAAGGCCAACATCTTCGAAGGCATGCAGCCCGGCGCCTGCGCCGTGATCTGCACCGACACCGACCATTTCGACTACCTCGTGGAGCGTGCGCGGGCGCGTGAGCTGCGCGTGCTGACCTACGGCAGCGCCGCATCGGCCGACTTCCGGCTCGACGCCCACGATCCGGCCACCGGCCACGTCCGCGCCAGCCGCCCCCACAGCGACGGCCAGCGCTTCGAATACACGCTCGGCGCCAAGGGCCGCCACATGGCCGTCAACAGCCTCGTGTGCTTCACCGTGGCGCATGCGCTGTCACTCGACAGCGGGCGCGTGCCCGAGCAGCTGGCCTCGTTCGCCGCCGTGAAGGGGCGCGGCCAGGAGCTGTCGTTCACGCTCGACCACAAGCGCTTTCGCGTCATCGACGAGTCGTACAACGCGAACCCGCTGTCGATGACGGCGGCGCTGGCCTCGCTGGCCGACCAGTCCGACGAACAGGGCCGCAAGCTGCTCGTGCTCGGCGACATGAAGGAGCTGGGCGACGACACGCAGCGCCACCACGATGCGCTCGTCGAGCCCATCGTCCAGTGCCACCCGGCGCGCGTGTTCCTGCTGGGCGAGTGCATGACGCGGCTGCACGAACGCCTCGCCGCCGCCTTGCCGCAAGGCGCCACCGTGCAGGCCTTCGACACGCTGGAGGCGCTGGAGCGCGCACTGCTCGAACAGGTCGCCACCGACGACACCGTGCTCTTCAAGAGCTCCAACGGCACGGGGCTGTGGCAGATCGTGCGCACCATGACCGAGCGGCAGGAAGAAGAGAAGGAAAAAGAGCAGCAACAACAGGCACGCCGCGCGCGCGAACGCGCGGCAGCGGCGGCTGCTGCTGCTGCGGCAATGCCGAAACCGCCCGCGCTCCCCCCCATGCCCCAGCCGCCCGCCGTCGTGATCCGGCGCACCGGTTCGCCGGCGGAGAGCGCGCAACCCACGCCGAGCTGGGTGCTGTACGACCTCACGCACGACCGGCTGCTGACCCATCAGCCTTCAGAACACAGCTTTGTGCCCGCCTCGCTGTCGAAGCTGGTCACCGCCGCGCTGGTCGAACAGAAGCTGCGCGACGACCGGCTCGACCGCCATGCCGAAGCCGTGCAGGTGCCCGTCGACCCCGTGCCCGCGCGCGACGATCCGTCGGCCGCGCTGTATGCGGCCGGTGCGCCGCCGCTGCCCGTGCATCGCCTGCTCGAAGCGGCGCTGGTCGTGTCGTCCAACAAGGCGGCGCTCACGCTGGCGTCGTGGCACAGCGGCGACTTCGACAGCTTCGTCGCGGCGATGAACCGCCAGGCGCAGGCCTGGGGCATGCACGACACGCACTTCGCCTGCCCCG
Encoded here:
- a CDS encoding GNAT family N-acetyltransferase, producing the protein MTRPPVTVRPATAADAHALAALAIQVWLDTYATDGVNELLGRYVLSTFTPAAFAAWAEAPDAALRVAQVDGHLVGYALLQFGAAQPLVPGCDTKLRTLYVQSPFARSGVGSMLLREARSAAHARTGSDGLWLTVNVKNLRACAFYEKHGLAVTGLTQFVLGDERHDNHVMATPPH
- a CDS encoding Mur ligase family protein, which codes for MSLSDLLGSAWQALHTASTPDETPAADDGLDDCILFFAWGDGTTQARVLSARGKTLEEAWAQGTQALEAQATGVPRDLRVDWVRRMRPLHWGAFKAALTSPATEGLAFDARCDTALLAPQIDSQRHQLLNAPTDDDTTVWAFQARAVHVDASGAHAIATDGHRERQSIDAPLLRCMIAAGADHLAARVQADGAFAPNPSDADAPSAADHARAVHALLDAWDPAQAETRQAAIHRALTRLTRTLIRPAALPNGTHVACLMEPATDDTSLGANAACIGALVRYTELSRDRRYLPLLDQLARAVLHMQDPVSGRFARALHHPSMAVKTEASGDAHEDDEALVALLRLYALTGNRRWFGAVEKAFEHFAAAGYANAQDHALCRATSALTRYRPEPRYFQFGLQNLHASLDVALAQSTASPALPAQLVAGAELAARLDASPAQQPLLDGLDRSALHRALMHSMQRLADSHAGPERAMFFAQPAAIEGSFFGDTAQALADATAVLKLLQSPAGAPLRDEALADAVRTAARQPRPEAVLDAVPRDVRFTYPLTLGPLRLLGARVRPREQIGPGPVTVETWWQADAPVDTDWRLDIGARPATCVTAPAWGLSTGHAPCHGRHPVSQWVPGKVYRDVHTLRPPLATRLYDADMQIEAGLIGPDGRRVERLRMQRFFDFILQEGKASPAPMWRFPPVPRYNIVAPEALPPDQPGEPRQTWNAAQIEAVTGGRWHVAPPPGWFIRSLTRGEGHTPMVPSPTMFVASDYWTLAIHERFGDNEGERNWDWSESVARMQPTLAGAMLRKPVPGLAPDFPVLLVDDPIQALVELGIAARERLQGKVIGITGSAGKTSVCHMLDHAFAPTHTRVATIDNYNSRVGMLSMLANAPAQTDLVILEVAVSAINAVDYQNIKRVRPDLAVLTNITASHLGEGETVLDVARRKANIFEGMQPGACAVICTDTDHFDYLVERARARELRVLTYGSAASADFRLDAHDPATGHVRASRPHSDGQRFEYTLGAKGRHMAVNSLVCFTVAHALSLDSGRVPEQLASFAAVKGRGQELSFTLDHKRFRVIDESYNANPLSMTAALASLADQSDEQGRKLLVLGDMKELGDDTQRHHDALVEPIVQCHPARVFLLGECMTRLHERLAAALPQGATVQAFDTLEALERALLEQVATDDTVLFKSSNGTGLWQIVRTMTERQEEEKEKEQQQQARRARERAAAAAAAAAAMPKPPALPPMPQPPAVVIRRTGSPAESAQPTPSWVLYDLTHDRLLTHQPSEHSFVPASLSKLVTAALVEQKLRDDRLDRHAEAVQVPVDPVPARDDPSAALYAAGAPPLPVHRLLEAALVVSSNKAALTLASWHSGDFDSFVAAMNRQAQAWGMHDTHFACPAGLVRTARTTAVDMLTMARHVLRDFPSVLEMAGKDRLDGVSAEAPSTNLLLGRVPGVDGLKTGSLPGLGSHLIATAQRDQRRLVSVVLGAPDRQTCARLSALLLQRGFETPAAPGLQ
- a CDS encoding GlxA family transcriptional regulator — protein: MQDFTVLVLPGSFGTSTAVTLDVLAAAATLAPRHKMPRPTWRVVSPDGGMVPLSNGLQIDTLAMPRRARTDGSTWIVPGLGVDKPADLALRLTDDNARAAIDAVRRHAARGGAVAASCSAVFLLQAAGLLHARRVTTSWWLAPELRRLETNCLVDADRMVCADGPVSTAGAAFAQSDLMLHLLRTRFGPALAEAVSKVLLIDGRQAQAPFVVPSMLSNGNELISRLTQRIEAALPTPPSVAALADEFAMSQRTLARRVRAATGLGALALVQSVRLNRARMLIESSRMTIDQVATQVGYEDATALRRLMRKSAGAPPSRFRSALQTA
- a CDS encoding ABC transporter ATP-binding protein → MRLSIAPPLLEIQNLHFAYPDQPALANGWSATVGEGVTLMYGDTGSGKSTLLRVLAGQQPASAGQLRAAGVALDAEPEAYRRQVFFCEPASEGFDQLSAQACTALLGEGDAGFDQAEWLRLVEAFSLAPHLEKQMFMLSTGSRRKVGLAAALASGRPVVLLDDPVGALDARSIHGLWQAIERRIAQPGRAVVVASSERITEVPLAASIELPLG